The sequence AAAAAATAAAGATTATTTTTGTTTCTTTAAGGTCTGTTTTTTAAAAAAAACTGAATTATCAACGTTCCTCACACCTTAAACAAAAACAACATTGTATTTATTGGAAAGAAACACCTTTTTTCATCTGTTATATTCTCTGCAGTTAACAAAAATAAAAAACAAAAAAAGCTGATGATGCATCAAGGATGAATAGGCTTAGACCTTAGATGCACTATCAGCTTTTTCTGATTGGATGTTAAAAATCAATAACTACGTTCATAATCAACTAGGTTTTTAGGCAATTCTTCTCCGGCTAGATATGCTTGCAAATTTTCTTCAAAAATAGCAAACAAGCGTTTTTTGAAGTGTTCTGCTATCCCCGAAATGTGTGGAGTAATCAACACATCGCTACGTTCCCATAACGGACTTTCTGTTTCCAACGGTTCCGTTTCAAAAACATCTAATCCGGCAAAAGCAACTTGCTCTGTGTCTAAAGCTGCTATTAAATGTGAAGTATCGACTGTCGGGCCTCGTCCCACATTCAAAAAGAGCGTTCTTTTTTGCATAGCATTAAATACTGTGTCATTGAAGAAATGAGTTGTTTTATCGGTTAAAGGCAGAATATTTACCACAATATCCGCTTCCGAAACTTTTTTGACCAAGTCTTTTTGAGGTATGACTACATCCATGTTAGCCGCTTCGTGTCCGCTGCGGTTTACACCAATGGTTTTCATTCCAAATGCTTTAGCCAAACGTCCAACTTCTTTGCCAATATTCCCCGTTCCAACGATCATCATCGTTTTATCGTGCAATTCCATTAAACGATCTGT is a genomic window of Carnobacterium sp. CP1 containing:
- a CDS encoding phosphoglycerate dehydrogenase gives rise to the protein MTKKGIWLAQETTPEQLNTLKKLAPDYELIEAWNDNDFDFPLEDIEIIYGWKGQKSSELLTNNKSRLNWVQGKAAGVDFLDLDGLKEKDVLLTNGSGIHSISIAESVFGMLLAYARGIQEAIRNQTTKTWHQTDRLMELHDKTMMIVGTGNIGKEVGRLAKAFGMKTIGVNRSGHEAANMDVVIPQKDLVKKVSEADIVVNILPLTDKTTHFFNDTVFNAMQKRTLFLNVGRGPTVDTSHLIAALDTEQVAFAGLDVFETEPLETESPLWERSDVLITPHISGIAEHFKKRLFAIFEENLQAYLAGEELPKNLVDYERSY